In Oreochromis aureus strain Israel breed Guangdong linkage group 15, ZZ_aureus, whole genome shotgun sequence, a single genomic region encodes these proteins:
- the ppp4r4 gene encoding serine/threonine-protein phosphatase 4 regulatory subunit 4 isoform X2, whose translation MLPGRMALSPAGVLCGPLEELQELAFIERPIRRSLKTAEEIDQLTVDEDLNDIERAVYLLSVGQEVQRVSVISNLPSLVRQNPAETFRRVVPKVRVTCPVCVTQEVLNGAGAEIQLAAAASFLTILQDDIILIHTHTYSILKIVLLHLNHRDTVVSTAWLETLLLAINALPKETIKQEVLNPLLHQSQLSHAPQARLASCRILGKVACKFDSYIVKKELLPLARSLCQDPEFEVRACMCRQLESIARATGVDDTRAELLPDLVELAGDEDSSVRLAAFDTITNLMEMMDSDDQLHIVIPLVMAVCEASLQEDEAIMASLSFQFGKLCNELAGSLSDEQKSHLLQTFKELCTTGLQTDGNQTDSNNESTLIRCNCCYNLPAMVVFADTAHFLSELYPSFSSLCSDPEVCVRRSAAASFHQVVKLLGSKVQLLHKELLCLLQDDALEVLDALMTHVEETLEAVLSRGENQSLDNKFPDLMAGLLLAEQKIGRSLRWRLHEKLLQRYSCLARLLPGELLHQSFSPRIFIILTTNKVLPVQKAAARTFCTFLRYNRKQEQRQEMMGRLIQDLAQGRSYWNRLRFLDVCETATEIFSRKYFNKHFLIPALELVHDPVANVRYKLCQLLPRLRSSLRLPADKQLLQKLDFCVQKLLCKEKDKDVVAMIRKTVLELDKLDLSEPFHKRQERDLLDQKKEKEETLLLEMLERQQNEGKLNSDKHPERKRRDSKTGLSATKSMSVSSSAGASSSYDKEMRKAKLSRSRSLTSQPTTSKPVTSDRSLKVKELSSASASGKASMLTSKDDSLRTAHFSMGAQSASSMPVLIRSNTTSLLDRASTLDQRDHRPNTLDYRTGNMDHRNNIMNHRTSTLDQRDHRTSTLDQRDHRTSTLEQRDHRTSTLDQRSKTMDRGCSMKEGQSRKLSINRKSNSFSVQSGRD comes from the exons ATGTTACCCGGCAGGATGGCCCTGAGCCCAGCTGGCGTGCTGTGCGGCCCGCTGGAGGAGCTGCAGGAACTCGCCTTCATCGAGAGGCCGATCCGTAGGAGCCTGaag ACTGCAGAAGAGATTGATCAGCTGACTGTGGATGAAGACCTAAATGACATTGAGAGAGCTGTCTACCTCCTCAG TGTTGGTCAGGAGGTGCAGAGGGTCAGTGTCATCAGTAACCTCCCAAGTCTCGTCCGACAGAATCCAGCTGAAACATTTCGTAGAGTGGTACCAAAAGTTCGG GTAACCTGTCCTGTCTGTGTGACCCAGGAGGTTCTGAACGGAGCTGGAGCTGAAATCCAGCTGGCTGCAGCAGCGTCATTTTTAACCATCCTTCAAGATGACATCATACTGATCCACACCCACACTTACTCCATCCTAAAGATTGTCTTGTTGCACCTGAACCACAGAGACACAG TGGTGAGCACCGCCTGGCTGGAAACTCTGCTATTAGCCATCAACGCTCTGCCCAAAGAAACCATCAAACAAGAG GTGCTGAACCCCCTACTACATCAGTCTCAGCTGTCTCACGCTCCTCAGGCTCGGCTGGCCAGCTGTCGCATTTTAGGAAAAGTTGCCTGCAAATTTGATTCCTACAT cgtgaagaaggagctgctgccTTTGGCTCGTTCTTTATGTCAGGACCCGGAGTTTGAAGTCCGAGCCTGTATGTGCCGTCAGCTGGAGAGTATTGCGAGAGCCACTGG ggTGGATGACACCAGAGCAGAGCTTCTTCCTGATCTAGTGGAACTTGCTGGAGATGAGGACAGCAGTGTCCGCCTTGCTGCCTTTGACACAATCACCAACCTAATGGAGATGATGGACAGCG ATGACCAACTCCACATTGTCATTCCTTTGGTGATGGCGGTGTGTGAGGCCTCGCTGCAGGAGGATGAAGCAATTATGGCATCTTTGTCATTCCAGTTTGGGAAGCTCTGCAATGAATTGGCAG GCTCACTGTCAGACGAGCAGAAGAGTCATTTACTGCAGACGTTTAAGGAGTTGTGTACCACTGGCCTGCAGACTGATGGAAACCAGACTGATAGCAACAACGAATCCACGCTTATCCGCTGCAACTGCTGCTACAATCTGCCG GCTATGGTGGTTTTTGCAGACACAGCTCACTTCCTATCGGAGCTGTACCCTTCTTTCTCTAGTCTTTGTAGTGACCCAGAGGTCTGTGTCCGGCGCAGCGCAGCAGCCAGTTTCCACCAG GTGGTCAAGTTGCTTGGTTCAAAAGTCCAGCTGCTCCACAaagaacttctgtgtctgcttcAGGATGATGCACTGGAG GTGCTGGATGCTCTGATGACTCATGTAGAAGAAACTTTGGAGGCAGTTCTGTCACGAGGAGAGAACCAGTCGCTGGACAACAag TTCCCAGATCTGATGGCAGGACTACTGTTAGCTGAACAGAAGATTGGACGTTCCTTACGTTGGCGGCTTCACGAGAAGCTCCTGCAACGTTATAGCTGCCTGGCAAGACTGCTACCTGGAGAGCTGCTACACCAGAGCTTCTCCCCTCGCATCTTCATTATCCTCACCACCAAT AAAGTGTTGCCGGTACAGAAGGCGGCAGCTCGCACATTCTGCACATTCCTGCGCTACAACCGCAAACAGGAGCAGCGTCAGGAGATGATGGGGCGACTCATACAAG ATCTGGCTCAGGGACGCAGCTACTGGAATCGTCTGAGGTTCCTAGATGTTTGTGAAACTGCCACAGAGATTTTCTCCAGAAAATACTTCAACAAACATTTCCTGATTCCAGCACTGGAGCTAGTCCATGACCCAGTTGCCAATGTCAG GTACAAGCTGTGCCAGTTGCTGCCCAGGCTGCGTTCTTCGCTTCGTCTGCCGGCTGacaaacagctgctgcagaaactTGACTTCTGCGTCCAGAAGCTGCTTTgcaaagagaaagacaaagatgTGGTGGCCATGATTCGCAAG ACAGTCTTGGAACTGGACAAACTAGACCTCTCAGAACCT TTTCATAAGAGGCAGGAGAGGGACTTGTTGGACcagaagaaggagaaggaggagacgCTGTTGCTGGAGATG CTGGAGAGGCAGCAGAATGAAGGAAAACTGAACTCTGACAAACATCCGGAGAGAAAAA GAAGAGACAGCAAGACCGGTCTATCTGCCACCAAGTCCATGTCTGTGTCCTCATCTGCAGGCGCCTCATCCTCCTACG ATAAAGAGATGAGAAAGGCAAAGCTGTCACGGAGTCGGTCTCTCACCAGTCAGCCGACGACGTCTAAACCTGTGACGTCAGACAGATCTCT GAAGGTCAAAGAGCTGAGCAGTGCATCTGCATCCGGGAAGGCCTCCATGTTGACCAGTAAAG ATGACTCTTTAAGGACAGCTCACTTCAGCATGGGAGCCCAGTCTGCCTCCTCCATGCCAGTCCTGATCCGTAGCAACACTACTAGTCTCCTGGACAGGGCCAGTACGCTGGACCAGAGAGACCACAGGCCTAATACACTTGACTACAGGACTGGTAACATGGATCACAGGAACAATATAATGAACCACAGAACCAGTACATTGGACCAGAGAGACCACAGAACCAGTACCTTGGATCAGCGAGACCACAGAACCAGTACTCTAGAGCAGAGAGACCACAGGACCAGTACCTTGGATCAGCGCAGTAAAACAATGGATCGGGGGTGCAGCATGAAGGAAGGACAGTCCAGGAAGCTGTCCAT aaacaggaagtcgAACTCTTTCAGCGTCCAATCGGGACGAGACTGA
- the ppp4r4 gene encoding serine/threonine-protein phosphatase 4 regulatory subunit 4 isoform X3, translating into MLPGRMALSPAGVLCGPLEELQELAFIERPIRRSLKTAEEIDQLTVDEDLNDIERAVYLLSVGQEVQRVSVISNLPSLVRQNPAETFRRVVPKVREVLNGAGAEIQLAAAASFLTILQDDIILIHTHTYSILKIVLLHLNHRDTVVSTAWLETLLLAINALPKETIKQEVLNPLLHQSQLSHAPQARLASCRILGKVACKFDSYIVKKELLPLARSLCQDPEFEVRACMCRQLESIARATGVDDTRAELLPDLVELAGDEDSSVRLAAFDTITNLMEMMDSDDQLHIVIPLVMAVCEASLQEDEAIMASLSFQFGKLCNELAGSLSDEQKSHLLQTFKELCTTGLQTDGNQTDSNNESTLIRCNCCYNLPAMVVFADTAHFLSELYPSFSSLCSDPEVCVRRSAAASFHQVVKLLGSKVQLLHKELLCLLQDDALEVLDALMTHVEETLEAVLSRGENQSLDNKFPDLMAGLLLAEQKIGRSLRWRLHEKLLQRYSCLARLLPGELLHQSFSPRIFIILTTNKVLPVQKAAARTFCTFLRYNRKQEQRQEMMGRLIQDLAQGRSYWNRLRFLDVCETATEIFSRKYFNKHFLIPALELVHDPVANVRYKLCQLLPRLRSSLRLPADKQLLQKLDFCVQKLLCKEKDKDVVAMIRKTVLELDKLDLSEPFHKRQERDLLDQKKEKEETLLLEMEQLERQQNEGKLNSDKHPERKRRDSKTGLSATKSMSVSSSAGASSSYDKEMRKAKLSRSRSLTSQPTTSKPVTSDRSLKVKELSSASASGKASMLTSKDDSLRTAHFSMGAQSASSMPVLIRSNTTSLLDRASTLDQRDHRPNTLDYRTGNMDHRNNIMNHRTSTLDQRDHRTSTLDQRDHRTSTLEQRDHRTSTLDQRSKTMDRGCSMKEGQSRKLSINRKSNSFSVQSGRD; encoded by the exons ATGTTACCCGGCAGGATGGCCCTGAGCCCAGCTGGCGTGCTGTGCGGCCCGCTGGAGGAGCTGCAGGAACTCGCCTTCATCGAGAGGCCGATCCGTAGGAGCCTGaag ACTGCAGAAGAGATTGATCAGCTGACTGTGGATGAAGACCTAAATGACATTGAGAGAGCTGTCTACCTCCTCAG TGTTGGTCAGGAGGTGCAGAGGGTCAGTGTCATCAGTAACCTCCCAAGTCTCGTCCGACAGAATCCAGCTGAAACATTTCGTAGAGTGGTACCAAAAGTTCGG GAGGTTCTGAACGGAGCTGGAGCTGAAATCCAGCTGGCTGCAGCAGCGTCATTTTTAACCATCCTTCAAGATGACATCATACTGATCCACACCCACACTTACTCCATCCTAAAGATTGTCTTGTTGCACCTGAACCACAGAGACACAG TGGTGAGCACCGCCTGGCTGGAAACTCTGCTATTAGCCATCAACGCTCTGCCCAAAGAAACCATCAAACAAGAG GTGCTGAACCCCCTACTACATCAGTCTCAGCTGTCTCACGCTCCTCAGGCTCGGCTGGCCAGCTGTCGCATTTTAGGAAAAGTTGCCTGCAAATTTGATTCCTACAT cgtgaagaaggagctgctgccTTTGGCTCGTTCTTTATGTCAGGACCCGGAGTTTGAAGTCCGAGCCTGTATGTGCCGTCAGCTGGAGAGTATTGCGAGAGCCACTGG ggTGGATGACACCAGAGCAGAGCTTCTTCCTGATCTAGTGGAACTTGCTGGAGATGAGGACAGCAGTGTCCGCCTTGCTGCCTTTGACACAATCACCAACCTAATGGAGATGATGGACAGCG ATGACCAACTCCACATTGTCATTCCTTTGGTGATGGCGGTGTGTGAGGCCTCGCTGCAGGAGGATGAAGCAATTATGGCATCTTTGTCATTCCAGTTTGGGAAGCTCTGCAATGAATTGGCAG GCTCACTGTCAGACGAGCAGAAGAGTCATTTACTGCAGACGTTTAAGGAGTTGTGTACCACTGGCCTGCAGACTGATGGAAACCAGACTGATAGCAACAACGAATCCACGCTTATCCGCTGCAACTGCTGCTACAATCTGCCG GCTATGGTGGTTTTTGCAGACACAGCTCACTTCCTATCGGAGCTGTACCCTTCTTTCTCTAGTCTTTGTAGTGACCCAGAGGTCTGTGTCCGGCGCAGCGCAGCAGCCAGTTTCCACCAG GTGGTCAAGTTGCTTGGTTCAAAAGTCCAGCTGCTCCACAaagaacttctgtgtctgcttcAGGATGATGCACTGGAG GTGCTGGATGCTCTGATGACTCATGTAGAAGAAACTTTGGAGGCAGTTCTGTCACGAGGAGAGAACCAGTCGCTGGACAACAag TTCCCAGATCTGATGGCAGGACTACTGTTAGCTGAACAGAAGATTGGACGTTCCTTACGTTGGCGGCTTCACGAGAAGCTCCTGCAACGTTATAGCTGCCTGGCAAGACTGCTACCTGGAGAGCTGCTACACCAGAGCTTCTCCCCTCGCATCTTCATTATCCTCACCACCAAT AAAGTGTTGCCGGTACAGAAGGCGGCAGCTCGCACATTCTGCACATTCCTGCGCTACAACCGCAAACAGGAGCAGCGTCAGGAGATGATGGGGCGACTCATACAAG ATCTGGCTCAGGGACGCAGCTACTGGAATCGTCTGAGGTTCCTAGATGTTTGTGAAACTGCCACAGAGATTTTCTCCAGAAAATACTTCAACAAACATTTCCTGATTCCAGCACTGGAGCTAGTCCATGACCCAGTTGCCAATGTCAG GTACAAGCTGTGCCAGTTGCTGCCCAGGCTGCGTTCTTCGCTTCGTCTGCCGGCTGacaaacagctgctgcagaaactTGACTTCTGCGTCCAGAAGCTGCTTTgcaaagagaaagacaaagatgTGGTGGCCATGATTCGCAAG ACAGTCTTGGAACTGGACAAACTAGACCTCTCAGAACCT TTTCATAAGAGGCAGGAGAGGGACTTGTTGGACcagaagaaggagaaggaggagacgCTGTTGCTGGAGATG GAACAGCTGGAGAGGCAGCAGAATGAAGGAAAACTGAACTCTGACAAACATCCGGAGAGAAAAA GAAGAGACAGCAAGACCGGTCTATCTGCCACCAAGTCCATGTCTGTGTCCTCATCTGCAGGCGCCTCATCCTCCTACG ATAAAGAGATGAGAAAGGCAAAGCTGTCACGGAGTCGGTCTCTCACCAGTCAGCCGACGACGTCTAAACCTGTGACGTCAGACAGATCTCT GAAGGTCAAAGAGCTGAGCAGTGCATCTGCATCCGGGAAGGCCTCCATGTTGACCAGTAAAG ATGACTCTTTAAGGACAGCTCACTTCAGCATGGGAGCCCAGTCTGCCTCCTCCATGCCAGTCCTGATCCGTAGCAACACTACTAGTCTCCTGGACAGGGCCAGTACGCTGGACCAGAGAGACCACAGGCCTAATACACTTGACTACAGGACTGGTAACATGGATCACAGGAACAATATAATGAACCACAGAACCAGTACATTGGACCAGAGAGACCACAGAACCAGTACCTTGGATCAGCGAGACCACAGAACCAGTACTCTAGAGCAGAGAGACCACAGGACCAGTACCTTGGATCAGCGCAGTAAAACAATGGATCGGGGGTGCAGCATGAAGGAAGGACAGTCCAGGAAGCTGTCCAT aaacaggaagtcgAACTCTTTCAGCGTCCAATCGGGACGAGACTGA
- the ppp4r4 gene encoding serine/threonine-protein phosphatase 4 regulatory subunit 4 isoform X1 translates to MLPGRMALSPAGVLCGPLEELQELAFIERPIRRSLKTAEEIDQLTVDEDLNDIERAVYLLSVGQEVQRVSVISNLPSLVRQNPAETFRRVVPKVRVTCPVCVTQEVLNGAGAEIQLAAAASFLTILQDDIILIHTHTYSILKIVLLHLNHRDTVVSTAWLETLLLAINALPKETIKQEVLNPLLHQSQLSHAPQARLASCRILGKVACKFDSYIVKKELLPLARSLCQDPEFEVRACMCRQLESIARATGVDDTRAELLPDLVELAGDEDSSVRLAAFDTITNLMEMMDSDDQLHIVIPLVMAVCEASLQEDEAIMASLSFQFGKLCNELAGSLSDEQKSHLLQTFKELCTTGLQTDGNQTDSNNESTLIRCNCCYNLPAMVVFADTAHFLSELYPSFSSLCSDPEVCVRRSAAASFHQVVKLLGSKVQLLHKELLCLLQDDALEVLDALMTHVEETLEAVLSRGENQSLDNKFPDLMAGLLLAEQKIGRSLRWRLHEKLLQRYSCLARLLPGELLHQSFSPRIFIILTTNKVLPVQKAAARTFCTFLRYNRKQEQRQEMMGRLIQDLAQGRSYWNRLRFLDVCETATEIFSRKYFNKHFLIPALELVHDPVANVRYKLCQLLPRLRSSLRLPADKQLLQKLDFCVQKLLCKEKDKDVVAMIRKTVLELDKLDLSEPFHKRQERDLLDQKKEKEETLLLEMEQLERQQNEGKLNSDKHPERKRRDSKTGLSATKSMSVSSSAGASSSYDKEMRKAKLSRSRSLTSQPTTSKPVTSDRSLKVKELSSASASGKASMLTSKDDSLRTAHFSMGAQSASSMPVLIRSNTTSLLDRASTLDQRDHRPNTLDYRTGNMDHRNNIMNHRTSTLDQRDHRTSTLDQRDHRTSTLEQRDHRTSTLDQRSKTMDRGCSMKEGQSRKLSINRKSNSFSVQSGRD, encoded by the exons ATGTTACCCGGCAGGATGGCCCTGAGCCCAGCTGGCGTGCTGTGCGGCCCGCTGGAGGAGCTGCAGGAACTCGCCTTCATCGAGAGGCCGATCCGTAGGAGCCTGaag ACTGCAGAAGAGATTGATCAGCTGACTGTGGATGAAGACCTAAATGACATTGAGAGAGCTGTCTACCTCCTCAG TGTTGGTCAGGAGGTGCAGAGGGTCAGTGTCATCAGTAACCTCCCAAGTCTCGTCCGACAGAATCCAGCTGAAACATTTCGTAGAGTGGTACCAAAAGTTCGG GTAACCTGTCCTGTCTGTGTGACCCAGGAGGTTCTGAACGGAGCTGGAGCTGAAATCCAGCTGGCTGCAGCAGCGTCATTTTTAACCATCCTTCAAGATGACATCATACTGATCCACACCCACACTTACTCCATCCTAAAGATTGTCTTGTTGCACCTGAACCACAGAGACACAG TGGTGAGCACCGCCTGGCTGGAAACTCTGCTATTAGCCATCAACGCTCTGCCCAAAGAAACCATCAAACAAGAG GTGCTGAACCCCCTACTACATCAGTCTCAGCTGTCTCACGCTCCTCAGGCTCGGCTGGCCAGCTGTCGCATTTTAGGAAAAGTTGCCTGCAAATTTGATTCCTACAT cgtgaagaaggagctgctgccTTTGGCTCGTTCTTTATGTCAGGACCCGGAGTTTGAAGTCCGAGCCTGTATGTGCCGTCAGCTGGAGAGTATTGCGAGAGCCACTGG ggTGGATGACACCAGAGCAGAGCTTCTTCCTGATCTAGTGGAACTTGCTGGAGATGAGGACAGCAGTGTCCGCCTTGCTGCCTTTGACACAATCACCAACCTAATGGAGATGATGGACAGCG ATGACCAACTCCACATTGTCATTCCTTTGGTGATGGCGGTGTGTGAGGCCTCGCTGCAGGAGGATGAAGCAATTATGGCATCTTTGTCATTCCAGTTTGGGAAGCTCTGCAATGAATTGGCAG GCTCACTGTCAGACGAGCAGAAGAGTCATTTACTGCAGACGTTTAAGGAGTTGTGTACCACTGGCCTGCAGACTGATGGAAACCAGACTGATAGCAACAACGAATCCACGCTTATCCGCTGCAACTGCTGCTACAATCTGCCG GCTATGGTGGTTTTTGCAGACACAGCTCACTTCCTATCGGAGCTGTACCCTTCTTTCTCTAGTCTTTGTAGTGACCCAGAGGTCTGTGTCCGGCGCAGCGCAGCAGCCAGTTTCCACCAG GTGGTCAAGTTGCTTGGTTCAAAAGTCCAGCTGCTCCACAaagaacttctgtgtctgcttcAGGATGATGCACTGGAG GTGCTGGATGCTCTGATGACTCATGTAGAAGAAACTTTGGAGGCAGTTCTGTCACGAGGAGAGAACCAGTCGCTGGACAACAag TTCCCAGATCTGATGGCAGGACTACTGTTAGCTGAACAGAAGATTGGACGTTCCTTACGTTGGCGGCTTCACGAGAAGCTCCTGCAACGTTATAGCTGCCTGGCAAGACTGCTACCTGGAGAGCTGCTACACCAGAGCTTCTCCCCTCGCATCTTCATTATCCTCACCACCAAT AAAGTGTTGCCGGTACAGAAGGCGGCAGCTCGCACATTCTGCACATTCCTGCGCTACAACCGCAAACAGGAGCAGCGTCAGGAGATGATGGGGCGACTCATACAAG ATCTGGCTCAGGGACGCAGCTACTGGAATCGTCTGAGGTTCCTAGATGTTTGTGAAACTGCCACAGAGATTTTCTCCAGAAAATACTTCAACAAACATTTCCTGATTCCAGCACTGGAGCTAGTCCATGACCCAGTTGCCAATGTCAG GTACAAGCTGTGCCAGTTGCTGCCCAGGCTGCGTTCTTCGCTTCGTCTGCCGGCTGacaaacagctgctgcagaaactTGACTTCTGCGTCCAGAAGCTGCTTTgcaaagagaaagacaaagatgTGGTGGCCATGATTCGCAAG ACAGTCTTGGAACTGGACAAACTAGACCTCTCAGAACCT TTTCATAAGAGGCAGGAGAGGGACTTGTTGGACcagaagaaggagaaggaggagacgCTGTTGCTGGAGATG GAACAGCTGGAGAGGCAGCAGAATGAAGGAAAACTGAACTCTGACAAACATCCGGAGAGAAAAA GAAGAGACAGCAAGACCGGTCTATCTGCCACCAAGTCCATGTCTGTGTCCTCATCTGCAGGCGCCTCATCCTCCTACG ATAAAGAGATGAGAAAGGCAAAGCTGTCACGGAGTCGGTCTCTCACCAGTCAGCCGACGACGTCTAAACCTGTGACGTCAGACAGATCTCT GAAGGTCAAAGAGCTGAGCAGTGCATCTGCATCCGGGAAGGCCTCCATGTTGACCAGTAAAG ATGACTCTTTAAGGACAGCTCACTTCAGCATGGGAGCCCAGTCTGCCTCCTCCATGCCAGTCCTGATCCGTAGCAACACTACTAGTCTCCTGGACAGGGCCAGTACGCTGGACCAGAGAGACCACAGGCCTAATACACTTGACTACAGGACTGGTAACATGGATCACAGGAACAATATAATGAACCACAGAACCAGTACATTGGACCAGAGAGACCACAGAACCAGTACCTTGGATCAGCGAGACCACAGAACCAGTACTCTAGAGCAGAGAGACCACAGGACCAGTACCTTGGATCAGCGCAGTAAAACAATGGATCGGGGGTGCAGCATGAAGGAAGGACAGTCCAGGAAGCTGTCCAT aaacaggaagtcgAACTCTTTCAGCGTCCAATCGGGACGAGACTGA